One window of Watersipora subatra chromosome 3, tzWatSuba1.1, whole genome shotgun sequence genomic DNA carries:
- the LOC137389757 gene encoding high affinity 3',5'-cyclic-AMP phosphodiesterase 7A-like, which translates to MAKLTNHELNYGRLPIDLTVLPHFLFERRGAISFGPPSIARRCVPRLGRRAGISFDSKDKNAVYIRQLGDVRLHSQQEKVHQYILNNLLAEDKRLLQNVPSSTNKPRCGSKFLTVSGVRRRRRSVLKQGPDVVDGFYKSPTKCLLDKVSDWSFDVFCLNESSDGRPLFHMILKLFQKHNLMQEFGLDIVKLMKFARLVEEGYHDNPYHNAIHAADVAQAMHCYIMQEKIARHLTPLETMAALIAAITHDLDHPGVNQTFLIATSNHLASLYKNCSILENHHWRTAVGILHESALLDHLTLSERKSVIEQMQSLILATDMSRQQEFCDKLCKRVAEGDIDMSEADDKHFILQIALKCADISNPARSWKTCYKWSRRVCDEFYEQGDYERRLGLDVTMLCNRYSDKVPIIQQKFIYHVVEPLFTEFGKFLPGDLMTNQVNNIKSNMEVWKRLPESELLSLEGDINSNFDTIASPYDDISSGDSEDTLGQCVTTEPSESVADINKLRANILFVKERIDWSDIKLANRRPSLPLTHRASKEAYARRESFPRIQDNRTTCLPPSSLYQALSYDQLVEKLTGVGRDLTSVRKTTGHAIHLDNLISESRISTLSPNLETSKITNYFHAKQLMSK; encoded by the exons AGAAGAGCTGGTATTTCATTCGATAGCAAGGATAAGAACGCTGTCTACATCAGGCAACTCG GGGATGTCCGCTTGCACTCTCAGCAGGAGAAAGTACACCAGTACATTCTAAACAATCTGCTGGCGGAAGATAAACGTCTCCTACAGA ACGTCCCCTCTTCAACTAACAAGCCACGATGTGGCAGCAAGTTTCTCACAGTCAGCGGAGTGAGGCGTCGTCGACGTTCCGTGCTCAAGCAAGGGCCAGATGTCGTTGATGGATTCTATAAATCACCTACAAAG TGCCTTTTGGACAAGGTATCCGATTGGTCATTTGATGTCTTTTGCTTGAATGAATCTTCAGACGGGCGACCATTGTTccatatgattttaaaactCTTTCAGAAGCACAATCTCATGCAAGAGTTTGGCTTAGACATCGTCAAATTAATGAAGTTTGCAA GATTGGTTGAGGAGGGATACCATGACAACCCTTACCACAATGCCATTCATGCTGCTGATGTAGCTCAGGCTATGCATTGTTATATAATGCAAGAGAAG ATTGCGAGACATCTCACCCCGCTGGAGACAATGGCCGCTCTCATAGCGGCTATCACACACGATTTGGACCATCCTGGCGTGAACCAAACATTCCTCATCGCCACCTCCAACCACCTCGCTTCACTTTATAAG AATTGTTCCATTTTGGAGAATCATCACTGGCGAACGGCTGTCGGTATCCTCCATGAGTCCGCACTTTTGGATCACCTTACATTGTCGGAGAG AAAGAGTGTGATTGAGCAGATGCAGTCTCTCATCCTCGCCACAGATATGAGCCGGCAGCAGGAATTCTGTGACAAGCTTTGT AAGCGTGTGGCAGAGGGGGATATCGATATGTCAGAAGCCGATGACAAACACTTCATTCTGCAAATAGCTTTGAAATGTGCCGACATTAGCAATCCTGCTAGGTCCTGGAAGACATGCTATAAGTGGAGTCGGAGAGTATGTGATGAGTTCTATGAACAAG GTGACTACGAAAGACGGCTCGGATTGGACGTGACTATGCTATGCAACCGGTACAGTGACAAAGTTCCAATAATACAGCAAA aGTTTATCTATCACGTCGTAGAACCGCTCTTCACGGAGTTTGGCAAATTTTTACCAGGAGACCTTATGACAAATCAGGTGAACAACATTAAATCCAACATGGAAGTATGGAAGCGTTTGCCGGAGTCCGAGTTATTGTCACTAGAGGGCGACATTAACAGCAACTTTGATACGATTGCATCTCCGTATGATGATATCTCTTCCGGTGACAGTGAGGATACATTGGGGCAATGTGTCACTACTGAGCCTAGTGAGTCGGTAGCAGATATTAACAAATTGCGTGCTAACATACTCTTTGTGAAAGAACGAATAGACTGGAGTGACATAAAGCTGGCCAACAGGCGGCCAAGCCTTCCTCTCACTCATCGCGCATCTAAGGAAGCTTACGCAAGACGAGAAAGCTTTCCTCGTATCCAAGATAATCGTACGACCTGTCTACCTCCCTCCAGCCTTTATCAGGCTCTTTCCTATGACCAACTTGTGGAGAAGCTCACCGGTGTGGGGAGAGATTTGACATCAGTTCGTAAGACTACTGGACATGCGATTCACCTAGACAATCTCATCTCTGAGTCTCGTATCTCCACACTGAGTCCAAACTTAGAGACCAGCAAGATAACAAACTACTTTCACGCAAAGCAACTCATGTcgaaataa